The Alkalihalophilus pseudofirmus nucleotide sequence GGTATCACATCCATATTCTACACCTACTCTCTTCAGTTAATTGCTGTTCGTTGTATAGATTCAGCTCCAGACGTACAAAAGAAGCTTCTAGAATGTCTAGAAGCTGACTATTAGAACATAGGATTTTCCTCTAAATACGTGTAGATATTTTCTACAAGCTCTTCATTTGTTTCACCAGAAATATATTCTCCATTTACAAGCGCAAAAGGTGTGACAGCACAACTCCCGCAATTTCCTAGACATCCGTATTCAATAATATCTAGATTAGGGTCACGTTCTAGCTCTTCCATCGCCTTTTGAGTGCCGCTTGCAAGATTACTTAAACAAAATTCGATAATAGGACGCATCACTTTCACCTCAAATTTCTTGTCTATAATCCTACTCGGATGCGAACTATAAGTCAATGATATCTGATTATAATCTGTTTATAATATGAAGGAAGATTTTAACGCATCATTTTAATGCTTTCTTTGTCTAAAAAAATTCACAAATTTGTTGTTATTTACTGTATAACTCGTTATAATCAAAACTGACCAGGGTCATTTTTAAGGAGCGACGACATGAGTGAGAGAGCAAAGAAAACACAAACGAAAAAGAGAATTGAACAAGCAGCCAGAGAACTATTTCTTGAAAAAGGTTTCTCTCATACGACTGTCTTAGAGATCACAAAGGCAGCTAATGTCGCAAAAGGTACGTTCTTTAATTATTTTCCTACTAAAGAATCCATTATGCAATCGCTTGCAACCGAACGGATACAAGCTGCGCTTCCATACATTGAACAGCCTAATCTGAGGACTCTTCCTCTCGGGGTACGTATTCGCTCTTATCTTCAATTTATTTTAAGTGATTATGACATTCACCCTGCATTAACCATTCAAATTTGGAAGCATGTGATCGAGGATGAACAACTGCTTCTCCCACATTGGGAAACCCTGTTATCTCAAGCAGAAGAAACAGGTTATATTCGTTCTTCTATTCCTATTAAAACGTGGTCGCACATTATAAACAGTCATGTTTCGTATGGTTTACAAACGTTTGCGAAAGAACCTACAAAAGCTCAGTTACTTTCTAAAATTATGGACCTTATCCATGCCAGTTTAGAATCTATTACAGAGCAAAGGAGATACTCACTTATGAAAAAACTTGTTGTTTTAGGTGCAGGATATGGCGGTATGCGTATTTTACAGCGCCTCTTACCGAATGATCTGCCAAATGACGTTGAGATTACACTGATTGACCGACTGCCTTATCACTGTCTGAAAACGGAATACTATGCTCTTGCAGCAGGAACAGCAGCAGATCATCATCTGCGCGTTCAATTTCCAGAAGACTCTCGTCTGAACATTAAATACGAAACGATTTCAGAAATCCATTTAAACGATAAAACCGTTGAATTAAGCAACGGGGAGTTTGTTCCTTATGACCAGTTAATTATCGGTCTTGGCTGTGAAGATAAATACCACGGCGTACCAGGCGCTAAGGAGCACACATACGGCATTCAAACGATGGAAGCAACAAGACGCACGTATGAAGCCCTCAACAATATCCGCCCGCAAGGTGTCGTATCAATTGTCGGCGCTGGCTTAAGTGGTGTAGAGCTTGCTAGTGAACTTCGTGAAAGCCGTCCTGATCTAACAATTAAATTATTTGACCGTGGCGAGATCATTCTATCTATGTTCCCTCGCCGCTTAAGTACGTATGTCCAAAATTGGTTTATTGACCACGGCGTAGAAGTGATTAATAAATCGAATATCACCAAAGTAGAAGAAGGCGCTCTATACAACCATGATGAGCGTGTTGACACCGATGCTGTCATTTGGACTGCCGGCATTCAGCCAGTAGAAGTTGTTCGCAACCTAGATGTTGAAAAAGATAAGCAAGGCCGTGTGGTATTAACTCCTCAGCACTTCCTTCCAACAGACGAAAATGTCTTTGTTGTAGGTGACTGTGCGAGCCTTCCGCATGCACCAAGCGCACAGCTTGCGGAAGGACAAGCAGAGCAAATTGTAACGATCTTAAAGAAGCAATGGAACAACGAACCGCTTCCTGAGGAACTCCCGCGCATCAAGTTAAAAGGAGTACTCGGATCACTAGGTAAAAAGCACGGCTTCGGACTAATGGGCGAACGCACCCTGCTAGGCCGAGTGCCACGCGTCCTAAAAAGCGGCGTCCTCTGGATGTACAAACACCACTCAGGGTCATAAGAAAAGTGGAGGCGAGTGGGCTGGCTTGCAGAAATATGAGGGGCAGGGATATGAAGTCGCTCTTTGACTTCATTCGATGCACCGTTATTTCCCGCAAGGCAACGAGCCGGAACTAGACATTAAGAAAGGTGGAAGGGTTCGTTTAGGTATGAGGAGGATGGAGCTTTGGCAATGAGAAGCGCTTTTTGCTTCGTTTGACAAAGTGAAGCCACCGATTACCTGAACCCTGCAGCTAGACAAGAAAAGCGGAGGCGACTGCTTTGGCATGCGGTAAAATAAGGCGAAGCGATTAGAAGCTGTTCTTTAGCTTCGTTCGATTCACCATTTTTACCCGCAGGACAAGGAGCCGAAGCTGAACACCAAAAAGCTGTCCCATTTATGCGGACAGCTTTTTCCCTGTGTATGAAGTGACGCATATACTCTTTGAAATGAATCAATTTCTCTCATCTTAGACGCATAAAAAGGTTGAAAAGGTACAATTCGTTTTGATTGACGCAATTAAGTATACAAACGACGCAATAACAGTGTGCCACGCGCAATCAGCTTTTCAACCGGCGCATAAACGTGTTGAAACGACGCAATTAAACACCACAATACGGATCTCGCTTATCGACTTTCTTCAATCTTCTCATAAATAGTCTTCAAACGCGGATTTCCTTCCCCTACTACTTCATCGTTAAATACAATAAGCGGATAAAAATATTCATCCTCTAAAATAGCATTAACGTAAGACTGATGCTCTTCACCGTAGGTTCCGTGGATATCTACATAGTCCACTTTCACATTCTCCTGTTCATACTTTCTTGACAGAGCCGCTTCTAGCCACTCTTTGGTCTCATATGCAGTGGGTAAATTAATGCAGCTGGCACATTTCTCTTCTGCTCCGTACACGACAAGTCTAATTTCGCTCATAACAGCACCCCTCTTCGTTTACCTATCCTAACCATATCTGTACTTTTAGCATATAGGAAACGATAGCGAAAGATCAATCTCTTACTTTAAGGAATGGCCTCCATCGGCAATCAAGTTATGGCCGATCACATAGGAAGCATCTTCTGAGGCAAGAAAATAAATAATGGAGGCGATCTCATCTGGAGCTGCGCCATACCCTCTTGGGTGCTTTTCGCTAACCTTTTTAAATGAGCATTTTCCTCCATACAGCCAATGAGCGAGCGGGGTATCTACAAGTCCAGGTGATATGGTATTAATTCTTATTCCCTGCTTAGCGTAGCGAGCGGCTAATGATTTTGTTAACGAAATGAGGGCCGCTTTTGATGAATTATAAGCAGCTAGTGCAGGGGGGTATGTAGTAGATCCCATAGCAGAAGCTACATTAATAATCGCTGCTCCTTTTTTTCGATCCATCTGTTTCAACCCATGTTTCATCATCAAAAAAGCAGCTTTCACGTTTGTGTTAAACAACTCGTCCCATTCATCTTCCTAGATTTTCTCAATCATCCCTGCAGCTGGCTGAACCACTCCTGCATTGTTAACGAGCACATCAATCGATCGAAATGTCATAGAAAGCTCTGCGTACAATCTCTCCACTTCATTTTCACTCCTAATATCGGCTTGAAAAAAATCGACATGTCCTTTGTACTCACATCGATCAATTTCACTAATAAAGAACGAGCCTTTTTCATAAGATTTACTGACAGCAATCACATGATCTCCTTCTTTAGCAAAGCGATGAACGGCTGCTTTTCCGATTCCAGAGGTAGCTCCTGTTATTAACACCGCTCTCATCATCATCCCCTCCACAACATATGTACTTTAATTATACATAACTTATACAAAATATGCATGTTTTTCTTAGAGATGGTTGTGGTTCGTTTCACAAAAAATATTCAGCCCATATTTAAATGATCATGGCAGATTCATGGATTTTTTTCGTGCTGGCTATTATAATATAGATAGAAAGGGGTTGTTAATAATGGCAACAAGTACTGAAATGGTTGAGCAAGTACAGGAAGTATTAGATAAGCTTCGTCCTTTCTTGCTTCGTGATGGCGGGGACGTTGAACTTGTAGAAGTTGAAGATGGTATCGTTAAAGTTCGTCTTCTTGGTGCATGCGGTTCTTGCCCAAGTTCAACAATTACGCTAAAAGCAGGAATTGAACGCGCTCTTCTTGAAGAAGTTCCTGGCGTAAAAGAAATCGAGCAAGTATTTTAATGTAAGCTATTCGTATTGAGTAAGATCGATACTGCTTCATAATAAAAAGCCCGCAGCTGCGGGCTTTTTTCATTTACATAAAATAATCATCGTAAGAGGCTTCTGCTTCTTCATAGGAAGAAAAAATAGCATCGTCTTCTTCAATGGGATGGTAATAATCAAATAAGACAAGAGACATCTGGCCTGGATTCATTGGATCTAGGGCAATCGTTGCCTCTTGAATAGAGGAGACAGTCGGCGTGTGTGGATTCCTATAGATCACATATACCGACTGCCCTTCATGTAATTGATTCATATCAAGCATAGCGGACACTCCTTTTCATGGCTGATGATTATGGTTTGCCCGACTATGCTTGAACTATTCATATGAAAATGTTTAGGCTGGAACTTAGATTAAGCTTCTCGTAAATAGCTCGGAACCTTGACACAGACCCCGTGCTTAGCAGGGGCTAAAACATCAATTTCAAAGTCTGGGAAACGTTTCGAGAGTACTTCTTTCACTGCTTCCCCGCGATTTAGAGGGGCTAAGCAGAAAATTGTTGGACCAGCACCGCTTAATGCTGCACCATATGCATCCGTATCCTCGCGCACGACA carries:
- a CDS encoding YuzB family protein encodes the protein MRPIIEFCLSNLASGTQKAMEELERDPNLDIIEYGCLGNCGSCAVTPFALVNGEYISGETNEELVENIYTYLEENPMF
- a CDS encoding NAD(P)/FAD-dependent oxidoreductase; the protein is MKKLVVLGAGYGGMRILQRLLPNDLPNDVEITLIDRLPYHCLKTEYYALAAGTAADHHLRVQFPEDSRLNIKYETISEIHLNDKTVELSNGEFVPYDQLIIGLGCEDKYHGVPGAKEHTYGIQTMEATRRTYEALNNIRPQGVVSIVGAGLSGVELASELRESRPDLTIKLFDRGEIILSMFPRRLSTYVQNWFIDHGVEVINKSNITKVEEGALYNHDERVDTDAVIWTAGIQPVEVVRNLDVEKDKQGRVVLTPQHFLPTDENVFVVGDCASLPHAPSAQLAEGQAEQIVTILKKQWNNEPLPEELPRIKLKGVLGSLGKKHGFGLMGERTLLGRVPRVLKSGVLWMYKHHSGS
- a CDS encoding YuzD family protein, whose translation is MSEIRLVVYGAEEKCASCINLPTAYETKEWLEAALSRKYEQENVKVDYVDIHGTYGEEHQSYVNAILEDEYFYPLIVFNDEVVGEGNPRLKTIYEKIEESR
- a CDS encoding NifU family protein, whose protein sequence is MDFFRAGYYNIDRKGLLIMATSTEMVEQVQEVLDKLRPFLLRDGGDVELVEVEDGIVKVRLLGACGSCPSSTITLKAGIERALLEEVPGVKEIEQVF
- a CDS encoding transcriptional regulator SplA domain-containing protein; amino-acid sequence: MLDMNQLHEGQSVYVIYRNPHTPTVSSIQEATIALDPMNPGQMSLVLFDYYHPIEEDDAIFSSYEEAEASYDDYFM